In one window of Lewinella sp. 4G2 DNA:
- a CDS encoding polysaccharide deacetylase family protein, whose protein sequence is MAKGILFHHFHDAADKQAVVLPGSIEKKDFKRIIERVKEKYYLNDADEWIEKARHGGLTNKDVCLTFDDGIRSQYSIAKEVMDEYGVKAFFFIYSGMYVGETPRLEIYRLFRSKFFSSFDDFLEHFLAKMKQEQDVEKILEQFPEEYLSQFSFYSRNERRFRYIRDLILSRSAYNRIMDALIAEFTTIEKLSESVWIMKDQLVELSNDGHTIGLHSVSHPTKMEILDDSTQYEEYFNNKNHLEAITGKEVVSIAYPSGSYNKYTLKLMNELGIQVGFRADERAGDQFLLETPRIDGIDALSRL, encoded by the coding sequence ATGGCAAAGGGAATACTATTTCATCACTTTCATGACGCAGCAGATAAGCAAGCAGTTGTTCTGCCAGGATCGATTGAGAAGAAAGATTTCAAGCGGATAATAGAGCGAGTTAAGGAAAAATACTATCTGAATGATGCAGATGAATGGATCGAAAAAGCGAGACATGGCGGATTGACGAACAAAGACGTATGCCTGACCTTTGATGACGGAATAAGGAGTCAGTACAGTATTGCTAAGGAGGTGATGGATGAATACGGGGTAAAAGCATTCTTTTTCATCTATTCCGGCATGTACGTTGGAGAAACACCAAGATTGGAAATATACAGGCTCTTTAGATCCAAGTTTTTTTCCAGCTTTGATGACTTCCTTGAGCATTTTCTAGCGAAAATGAAGCAAGAGCAAGACGTGGAAAAGATCCTGGAGCAGTTTCCTGAAGAGTACTTGTCTCAATTCTCCTTCTATTCTAGAAATGAAAGAAGATTCAGGTACATTCGGGATTTAATACTTTCACGTAGTGCCTACAACCGTATCATGGATGCGTTGATAGCTGAGTTTACTACCATCGAAAAACTGTCTGAAAGTGTTTGGATAATGAAGGATCAACTGGTGGAACTAAGTAACGATGGACATACTATCGGTCTTCACTCCGTTTCACATCCAACGAAGATGGAAATACTGGATGACTCAACTCAGTACGAGGAGTACTTTAATAACAAGAACCACTTGGAGGCAATAACGGGTAAAGAAGTCGTTTCGATTGCTTACCCGTCCGGCTCATACAATAAGTACACGCTAAAATTGATGAATGAATTAGGAATTCAGGTTGGTTTCCGAGCTGATGAAAGGGCTGGAGATCAGTTCTTGTTAGAGACTCCGAGAATAGATGGAATTGATGCGCTTAGTCGGCTTTAG
- a CDS encoding lipopolysaccharide biosynthesis protein: MSSQSSMLKKLFSHSLIYAIAPQVASIAGILALPVITKDLTTVDYGVWGVLMAYTGALQALAILGMGVVLSNAFFKMPRQYKWLWRQIYGMLLLWALPYGLIVGCLLYFVMPVEAQEHTLLLIFLLLAPNVLFGPTSLLGTYYYQLNQRPVPIVVRTTLFGLLTVGLSVYTISHLKMGYLGWAWTNFIVTVLMNASYWYVINVKLGYRPIFNFKRRTIRRALNVSLPTIPHTYAAYLLDSSDRIVMDRLQVSTSNLGIYNLAAKFGGYFRALTTGANKAVAPMMLKAYKEGKDEIARNLIVALQIAVLSGTFIFALWSREIFEILIKNEELKEAYPLAIVIVMAYNYRPMYTGALNKLYFLEKTQLLWRVSFIAGGLNVILNLILIPIYGFEVAAYTTFVAFMYMGFAGHFIPKIKEVHRANFYPLFWLGVIVLTSIIVSFAVELEILYKFWISIILLGAMTMFLVFNRKSLNHKFG; the protein is encoded by the coding sequence ATGTCTTCTCAGTCCTCGATGCTAAAAAAGCTCTTTTCACATTCTTTAATCTACGCTATTGCTCCTCAGGTGGCTAGCATTGCGGGGATTCTGGCGCTGCCAGTCATAACCAAAGACTTAACAACAGTTGATTATGGAGTGTGGGGTGTGTTGATGGCTTACACCGGGGCATTACAGGCACTAGCAATTTTGGGGATGGGTGTTGTATTGTCAAATGCATTCTTCAAGATGCCCCGGCAGTACAAGTGGCTTTGGCGGCAGATCTATGGTATGTTGTTACTTTGGGCATTGCCTTACGGCCTGATCGTCGGCTGCTTACTCTACTTCGTAATGCCGGTGGAAGCTCAGGAACATACCCTATTACTGATATTTCTCCTGCTTGCGCCAAACGTTCTCTTCGGACCCACTTCGCTTTTGGGGACGTACTACTACCAACTTAATCAGCGTCCTGTCCCTATTGTGGTGCGTACGACGTTATTTGGGTTGTTGACCGTAGGCTTAAGCGTATACACCATATCTCACCTGAAAATGGGGTACCTGGGTTGGGCCTGGACGAATTTCATCGTTACTGTTTTGATGAATGCTTCTTATTGGTATGTCATCAACGTCAAACTGGGATATCGACCCATCTTCAACTTTAAAAGGAGAACCATACGAAGGGCACTTAATGTGTCTTTACCGACTATCCCACACACTTACGCTGCTTATCTGCTGGATAGTTCTGACCGTATCGTAATGGACCGACTACAAGTCAGTACTTCCAATCTGGGCATATATAATCTGGCGGCGAAGTTTGGTGGCTATTTCCGGGCACTCACGACGGGGGCGAATAAAGCCGTAGCTCCAATGATGCTGAAAGCCTACAAGGAAGGCAAGGATGAAATTGCTCGGAACTTGATTGTTGCCCTGCAAATAGCTGTGCTTAGTGGTACTTTCATATTCGCGCTCTGGTCCCGGGAGATATTCGAGATATTGATCAAGAACGAAGAATTGAAAGAAGCTTACCCACTAGCAATCGTCATAGTGATGGCATATAACTATCGCCCTATGTACACGGGAGCGTTAAATAAACTGTACTTTCTGGAAAAGACACAACTGTTGTGGCGGGTAAGCTTCATTGCGGGAGGGTTGAATGTCATACTCAACCTGATTTTAATTCCAATATATGGGTTTGAAGTCGCAGCATACACTACTTTTGTCGCTTTCATGTACATGGGATTTGCCGGCCATTTCATCCCTAAAATTAAAGAAGTACATCGAGCTAACTTCTACCCCCTTTTTTGGTTAGGGGTCATTGTTTTAACTTCGATCATAGTTAGTTTCGCAGTTGAGCTAGAAATACTATATAAATTTTGGATAAGCATTATCCTTCTGGGGGCAATGACCATGTTCCTTGTTTTTAATCGGAAAAGTCTTAACCATAAGTTCGGATGA
- a CDS encoding sulfotransferase, whose product MVVLQMGHHEMAESLEDNAMNNIFITGLWRSGTSLLLRLFDSHPQIFAMPIETGIVGVLEKDPEYLDKLKNCQSSYQLLSLISSNPVFRFQDIIRGAISGLSFSRTKDHYPFDFDFELFATSFFEVLRDHSSLNKIVYGYYESIQKAWISQKGADEKSTFAIQRAHRIEKYPGEDSVRFLMQNVDSMVVFELIRDPVFQIESALRNDPGLTLAQAVVSWAYSYDVVKQRSRAYPEMYKAIRYEDLVEDTSSTMRQLVDLVGIEWNEVLTKPTFSSHNWKPNSDINTNSGIRRRYKTNLSTQQLKYIQNSLHHHRSELSYPTISDIITIN is encoded by the coding sequence TTGGTTGTACTGCAAATGGGGCATCACGAAATGGCCGAAAGCTTAGAAGATAATGCTATGAATAATATTTTCATCACAGGACTATGGAGAAGCGGTACCTCACTCTTACTACGATTGTTTGACTCTCATCCCCAGATTTTTGCAATGCCAATTGAGACTGGGATCGTTGGTGTACTCGAGAAAGATCCTGAATATTTGGATAAGCTGAAGAATTGTCAGAGTAGTTACCAACTTCTAAGTTTGATCTCCAGCAATCCTGTATTTAGATTTCAGGACATCATCCGGGGGGCAATTAGTGGGCTGTCTTTTTCCAGGACAAAGGATCACTATCCTTTTGACTTTGATTTTGAGCTATTTGCTACTTCATTTTTTGAGGTTTTAAGGGACCATTCGTCTCTCAATAAGATTGTTTACGGGTACTACGAGTCTATACAAAAAGCCTGGATCAGTCAAAAAGGAGCCGATGAGAAATCGACTTTTGCTATACAAAGGGCGCACAGAATCGAGAAATACCCGGGTGAGGATAGTGTTCGATTTTTGATGCAAAACGTTGACAGTATGGTCGTGTTTGAACTGATTCGTGACCCGGTCTTTCAAATCGAGTCCGCTTTGAGGAACGATCCTGGTTTGACGCTTGCTCAGGCAGTTGTTTCCTGGGCCTACTCCTATGACGTGGTAAAACAAAGAAGCCGAGCATATCCTGAAATGTACAAGGCCATTCGGTACGAAGACCTAGTGGAAGATACGTCATCCACTATGAGGCAGCTGGTAGATTTAGTCGGTATCGAGTGGAATGAAGTACTGACTAAGCCCACCTTCAGCAGTCATAATTGGAAGCCTAATTCGGATATTAACACCAATTCAGGAATAAGAAGGCGATACAAGACGAACCTGTCTACACAGCAATTAAAGTACATTCAAAACAGCCTGCATCATCATAGATCAGAACTGAGCTATCCAACGATCAGTGACATAATTACGATTAATTAA
- a CDS encoding N-acetylneuraminate synthase family protein, with amino-acid sequence MIPNTIPYLIGETAFHHQGDVPFLEELIANAVEVGVDAMKFHLTIDLDDYMVSNHEAIEVIRPWCLSANDWSTVLPNVIEQSLDLILLCNDVASLRWVNDSAIPVKAIELHATGLNDYFLLEEAAKFEQTVVLGTGGSTIEEIQYAVDFLRNRGKTDIFLMHGFQNYPTDFKDINLSKMRLLAGLFDLPVGYADHTDPADPDNEAISVMGAAAGFNVLEKHFTHAFGEKRIDAQAAVSVDQLRNVKRLLGKAVAAYGFNDLRMSAAEKKYGDTGPMKKAIVARREIKKGETVSIEDVAFKRTNESAPLKQLDLPKLIGLKAATTIDKDTFIDYSNVEYVYQSNEISQFKNTDS; translated from the coding sequence ATGATACCGAATACAATACCCTATTTAATTGGAGAGACAGCCTTTCATCATCAAGGTGACGTGCCCTTCCTGGAAGAGCTTATAGCGAATGCCGTAGAAGTAGGCGTTGACGCCATGAAATTCCACCTAACGATTGACCTTGATGACTACATGGTTTCTAATCATGAGGCAATTGAAGTTATTCGCCCCTGGTGTCTGAGCGCCAACGATTGGTCTACAGTTCTACCCAACGTCATTGAGCAAAGCTTGGATCTAATATTGCTTTGTAACGATGTAGCAAGTTTGAGATGGGTCAATGATAGCGCAATTCCGGTGAAGGCGATTGAACTACATGCTACTGGCCTAAATGACTATTTCCTACTGGAGGAAGCGGCTAAGTTTGAGCAGACGGTGGTCTTAGGAACGGGAGGGTCGACGATCGAGGAGATTCAGTATGCCGTAGACTTCTTGAGAAATCGAGGCAAAACGGACATATTCTTAATGCATGGCTTTCAAAATTACCCTACCGACTTCAAGGATATCAATCTTTCCAAGATGAGGTTGCTTGCCGGCCTATTTGATCTCCCCGTCGGGTACGCCGATCATACTGATCCAGCGGACCCTGATAACGAGGCCATTAGTGTCATGGGAGCAGCCGCAGGATTTAACGTGCTTGAAAAACACTTCACCCATGCATTTGGGGAAAAGAGAATAGATGCTCAGGCAGCAGTGTCAGTTGACCAATTGAGAAATGTTAAGCGTCTCTTAGGTAAAGCTGTTGCTGCCTACGGGTTTAATGATTTGAGAATGTCAGCCGCGGAGAAGAAATACGGTGACACAGGACCAATGAAAAAGGCCATTGTTGCCAGAAGAGAGATCAAGAAAGGCGAGACAGTTAGCATCGAGGATGTTGCCTTTAAAAGAACGAACGAAAGTGCACCATTGAAGCAATTGGACCTCCCCAAACTAATTGGCCTAAAGGCAGCTACAACAATCGACAAAGATACCTTCATTGATTATTCAAACGTTGAGTACGTGTACCAAAGCAACGAAATCTCTCAATTTAAAAATACCGATAGCTAG
- a CDS encoding cytidylyltransferase domain-containing protein, producing MNIGFLITARLKSSRLPLKLLKDLGGRSVVERVIDRTKQVSYVNDIVLCTSTNPQDRPLADLALKNNIYYFLGSEEDVLKRLADAADFFEMDCFVNITGENPLFSIEYANLIADSLRTGHYDFVYLEGLPIGCACYGLNTKALKVICEVKKEVDTEIWGMLINRPDIFRVKKIEVSPAFNIGDVRITTDYIEDYQMIQKIYSNFPNAHTPSYFEVAELLKRKPEILKINAMRKQLALDPQVIKRIDTFYTEHKDMVLEMLSKRN from the coding sequence ATGAATATTGGTTTCTTGATCACCGCGCGGTTGAAGTCCTCCAGACTACCGCTCAAGCTGTTGAAAGATTTGGGAGGGCGCTCAGTCGTAGAGCGGGTCATCGATCGTACTAAGCAGGTTAGTTACGTCAACGATATTGTACTCTGTACTTCGACTAATCCACAGGATCGACCTTTGGCAGATCTCGCCCTGAAAAATAATATCTACTACTTTCTGGGTAGTGAAGAAGACGTACTGAAGCGATTAGCGGATGCTGCCGACTTCTTTGAGATGGACTGCTTCGTAAACATCACGGGGGAAAACCCACTGTTTTCTATTGAATATGCAAATCTGATTGCAGACAGCTTGAGGACGGGGCACTATGACTTTGTATACCTAGAGGGATTGCCTATTGGATGCGCGTGCTACGGCTTAAACACGAAGGCCTTGAAGGTTATTTGCGAGGTCAAAAAGGAAGTAGATACTGAAATATGGGGGATGCTGATCAACCGGCCGGACATATTCAGGGTGAAAAAGATCGAAGTATCGCCCGCTTTTAACATCGGTGATGTCAGAATTACCACGGATTACATCGAGGACTATCAGATGATCCAGAAGATATACAGCAACTTTCCAAATGCGCACACGCCTTCGTATTTCGAAGTCGCGGAGTTGTTGAAACGGAAGCCTGAAATTTTGAAGATCAACGCCATGAGGAAACAGCTCGCGTTAGATCCACAGGTAATAAAAAGAATTGATACATTCTATACCGAACATAAAGACATGGTTTTAGAAATGTTGAGCAAAAGAAACTAA
- a CDS encoding YhcH/YjgK/YiaL family protein — MIIDKVENLDRYALSEDLRAAIKENAKTDTEHFERGKFDIASDDSLFGIRLEYDTKDEGECLWEAHRKYVDVHLILEGEEMVFVNDIQSMKSSKPYVNADDYELFVGEAKDEVVLRKGMFLVLYPNEVHKTSVHHAKPNQVSKVVLKMLALR, encoded by the coding sequence ATGATCATCGATAAAGTAGAAAATTTGGACCGATATGCTCTCTCAGAGGACTTGAGGGCAGCCATTAAGGAAAATGCCAAGACTGATACGGAGCATTTTGAAAGGGGAAAATTTGATATAGCGAGCGACGACAGTTTGTTCGGAATCCGGCTGGAATATGACACTAAGGATGAAGGCGAGTGTTTGTGGGAAGCACACCGTAAATATGTTGATGTGCACCTCATCCTAGAAGGAGAAGAAATGGTATTCGTAAATGACATTCAGAGTATGAAGAGTTCGAAGCCTTACGTGAATGCCGATGACTATGAACTCTTTGTAGGAGAGGCGAAGGATGAGGTTGTCCTTAGGAAAGGAATGTTTTTGGTCTTATATCCTAATGAGGTGCACAAGACCAGCGTACATCACGCAAAACCAAATCAGGTGTCCAAAGTGGTACTCAAAATGCTTGCGTTGCGGTAG
- a CDS encoding SGNH/GDSL hydrolase family protein, which translates to MGAKKKVIAIGDSLALPGHGNGYEDTWIKKVKTRFPAWDFITVFRRSTTTNVLVQSGGGGDNSKTPRGSDCLEYYQPNIVITNLGIVDCAPRLFYSIENKVVKHMPGSLRKPYIKLMKRIRSKSPKKAYVSIGKFEHNWTTYLSRCEAINVEKVIIIGIPHPDENMVKLNPGIVKSVKAYNEVYEGLSRKFNFVSLIYPLDSTRYDFTIFDDGYHPNPSGNELVSNELELILASHA; encoded by the coding sequence ATGGGCGCAAAGAAAAAGGTAATTGCTATCGGCGATTCACTGGCTTTGCCAGGCCACGGTAATGGTTACGAAGATACCTGGATTAAAAAAGTTAAGACTAGGTTTCCCGCTTGGGACTTCATAACCGTTTTTAGACGCTCCACCACGACTAATGTTCTGGTGCAATCAGGAGGAGGTGGAGACAACTCCAAAACTCCACGTGGATCTGATTGTCTGGAATACTATCAACCGAATATAGTCATTACAAACCTAGGGATTGTCGATTGCGCACCAAGGTTGTTCTATTCAATAGAGAATAAGGTCGTGAAACACATGCCAGGAAGCCTTAGGAAGCCTTACATCAAGTTGATGAAGAGGATCAGAAGTAAGAGCCCAAAAAAAGCTTACGTTTCCATTGGTAAATTTGAGCACAACTGGACTACCTACTTGTCAAGGTGTGAGGCTATAAATGTTGAGAAAGTCATTATAATTGGAATTCCCCATCCCGACGAGAATATGGTCAAACTAAATCCTGGTATAGTCAAAAGTGTGAAGGCATACAACGAGGTTTACGAAGGCTTGAGCCGTAAATTCAATTTTGTTTCTTTGATCTATCCTTTGGATTCAACCAGGTACGATTTTACCATTTTTGATGATGGGTATCACCCAAATCCTTCCGGCAACGAATTAGTATCGAATGAACTAGAGCTTATATTGGCATCCCATGCCTAA